The Candida dubliniensis CD36 chromosome 2, complete sequence genome contains a region encoding:
- a CDS encoding methylthioribose-1-phosphate isomerase, putative (sequence similarity to regulatory subunit of eIF2B, see literature refs. in Q06489;~In S. cerevisiae: methylthioribose-1-phosphate isomerase catalyzes the isomerization of 5-methylthioribose-1-phosphate to 5-methylthioribulose-1-phosphate in the methionine salvage pathway.): MSTTTRTLQAIKFDRNNIKLEILDQLLLPYSTTYIPITSIEDAFKAIKLMQVRGAPAIAIVGAFSVVVEVSNYLKQSDSNRKTIENLNDSLDYLITSRPTAVNLANALNDIKQLLQEFNDTDIINEKIYQQIYDYAIALYDEDLANNKKIGENGLKYIINTLTEQNFKGPFSIMTICNTGSLATSGHGTALGIIRSTYQALQKNNSKEEFWLDHIYPCETRPYNQGAKLTTYELDYEQIPFTLICDNMVSSLINTLSDDDNKKPIKTNQISPVKFIIVGADRIVENGDTANKIGTFQLSTIANFFNNNKFIQQQSKSNTTKTTINKEIKFIVAAPKTTIDLNTKTGDDIVIEERPANELTTLVGPLLNEAGDVGEKLTVGIATPGISVWNPAFDVTPHELIDSIVTEDPHVFTKDENGEFNLIK; encoded by the coding sequence atcaaattggaaattctTGATCAATTACTTTTACCTTATTCAACAACCTATATTCCCATCACTAGTATTGAGGATGCCTTTAAAGCCATTAAATTAATGCAAGTTAGAGGTGCTCCTGCAATTGCCATTGTTGGTGCGTTTTCTGTTGTCGTTGAAGTTTCCAATTATTTAAAGCAATCTGATTCAAATCGGAAAACTATCGAAAACTTGAATGATTCTTTGGATTATTTAATCACATCTAGACCAACAGCAGTAAATCTTGCCAATGCCttaaatgatattaaacaattattacaagaatttaatgatactgatattattaatgaaaaaatatatcaacaaatatatGATTATGCAATCGCTTTAtatgatgaagatttagctaataataaaaagattGGTGAGAATGGAttgaaatatattattaatacttTAACTGAACAAAATTTCAAAGGACCTTTTTCCATAATGACAATTTGTAATACTGGATCATTAGCCACATCAGGACATGGAACTGCATTAGGAATTATTCGTTCAACATATCAAgctttacaaaaaaataattctaaagaagaattttgGTTAGATCATATTTATCCTTGTGAAACTAGACCTTATAATCAAGGAGCTAAATTAACTACTTATGAATTAGATTATGAACAAATCCCATTCACTTTAATTTGTGATAATATGGTTTCTTCGTTGATTAATACTTTaagtgatgatgataacaAAAAACCTATTAAAACTAACCAAATTTCCCCAgtcaaattcattattgtcGGTGCTGAtagaattgttgaaaatggtGATACAGCAAATAAAATTGGAACCTTTCAATTATCAACTATtgcaaattttttcaataacaataaattcattcaacaacaactgaaGTCTAACAccacaaaaacaacaataaataaagaaattaaatttattgttgCCGCTCCGAAAACTACTATTGATTTAAACACTAAAACTGGTGatgatattgttattgaagAAAGACCAGCTAATGAATTAACAACTTTAGTTGGTCCATTGTTGAATGAAGCAGGAGATGTGGGTGAAAAATTGACTGTTGGAATCGCCACACCAGGGATATCGGTTTGGAATCCAGCATTTGATGTCACTCCTcatgaattgattgatagTATTGTTACCGAAGATCCTCATGTTTTCACCAAAGATGAAAATGGGgaatttaatttgattaaatag
- a CDS encoding cpf1 genetically-interacting protein 1, putative (Similar to S. cerevisiae VPS54;~In S. cerevisiae: component of the GARP (Golgi-associated retrograde protein) complex, Vps51p-Vps52p-Vps53p-Vps54p, which is required for the recycling of proteins from endosomes to the late Golgi; potentially phosphorylated by Cdc28p.), whose protein sequence is MTEDSLNLPSRVSMDDSSINLNDDLVVPSENSSNSILSSTSNVNNKTPNNNNIHPRRGHRRTGSAISTNYRTSIDNESYISSGTFFNFANLEDQKDDIYSPLGPNSIYALTIGSDISRAKRHRAPKSHVTLNGGATTIYHVNTPTTKDIPQIQLVKLKNKVSSKELDEKYVKTIASEYKKFESSYNPLTEDILSKLSQNERKSSIDSSTSSPSSPTSIENPKELSTQLDSIPQVFQDPDFRLDDPRIFKQVLKGTTLMFDENDPNSSITNNTELQEKLSDYLDIVEMNLVDEIAKSSDSFFSTIGDIENIQKKSTDCVTNYHTLMNKVDQLERNQSRKGLDILHKMIERRNVETLEQSLLQIQYITSLFQLANKSFTHGDYSKGLNQISAVENLLKGVDHEDITDEEIQKIYPKLNLIDLSYLPAFIHLQNDLATLKRECSKGYIDGFVELLVEDLRHHFNNVPVKDTLNRIYVNKDKTKKYNSNPINTTYLNFDETTKTTLREFVSNLAKAGSLSQAYSNYQSKFITEIKNIIKQNLPLQKSTDMSNTSSRASPIPNAEPAPASAPPKQSNALSSNIKTLTPKEFENMLSQTYAQLSECLRRLTVHQKLLLDIALTSIPPTSDIDIMSLDITNAIHKAIELTQIRLMKVINVRSEQTGDLPIPFYFRLYSITSAYLQECEMINPAFAFNGAGNVLSEWFNNHVNYFVHRVHVNSVKSMINECMKENWKITDKSDLFVSAQIIINEFIGYGEYISSNGSSGFSGDTWLKDFDFYESDEQKTDSVEEKNGGELSSVSSSGSGSGSGSGSDYSKKLIIGEQEFSVPSLVLKILPQIKDYLVISKAFPNYTSTIENNLLTYFKDMNSKASQAVLGAGATKTAGLKHITVTNICVCYLFLEVVMKIMDILTVSEVDFNDVIGSYKEHQNQLVLKIGMIVRDRGASDTVGKILHRVLGDERAGKIMSELGIETTQSSSQSNG, encoded by the coding sequence ATGACTGAAGATTCTTTGAATCTACCTAGTCGTGTGTCCATGGATGATAGCAGtataaatttgaatgatgatttagTAGTACCTTCAGAAAATTCTTCTAATTCAATACTATCCAGCACCAGCAACGTCAATAACAAGACCcccaataacaataacataCACCCTCGTCGTGGACATAGACGTACTGGATCAGCGATTTCAACCAACTATAGAACTAgcattgataatgaaagtTATATTCTGTCAGGgacttttttcaattttgcaAACCTAGAGGACCAAAAAGATGATATATATTCACCATTAGGTCCCAATTCAATCTATGCATTAACAATTGGTTCAGATATTTCTAGAGCTAAACGTCATCGAGCTCCAAAATCACACGTGACATTAAATGGAGGGGCTACGACTATATATCATGTGAATACACCCACAACGAAAGATATACCGCAAATTCAATTagtcaaattgaaaaataaagttTCCAGTAAAGAATTGGATGAAAAATATGTGAAAACCATTGCTTCAGAATATAAAAAGTTTGAGTCAAGTTATAACCCTTTAACTGAAGATATATTGCTGAAATTGTCCCAAAATGAACGTAAATCTAGCATTGATTCTTCTACTTCATCGCCATCATCTCCTACATCAATAGAAAATCcaaaagaattatcaaCACAATTAGACTCTATTCCTCAAGTTTTCCAAGATCCAGATTTTCGATTAGATGATCCGAGAATATTTAAACAAGTCTTGAAAGGCACTACACTAAtgtttgatgaaaatgacCCTAATCTGAGTATCACTAATAATACAgaattacaagaaaaattatcagATTATTTGGATATTGTGGAAATGAATTTAGTAGATGAAATTGCCAAATCTTCCGATTCATTTTTCAGTACAATTGGAGATATTGAGAATATTCAAAAGAAATCCACCGATTGTGTCACCAATTATCATACGCTTATGAATAAAGTTGATCAATTAGAGAGAAACCAATCACGTAAAGGTCTTGATATATTACATAAAATgattgaaagaagaaatgtTGAAACTCTTGAACAATCCTTATTGCAAATACAGTACATCACATCATTATTTCAACTAGccaataaatcatttacTCATGGTGATTATTCCAAAGggttaaatcaaatttctgCCGTGgaaaatttgttaaaaGGAGTTGACCATGAGGATATtactgatgaagaaatcCAAAAAATATATCCAAAACTAAATCTTATTGATTTATCGTATTTACCTgcatttattcatttacAAAATGATTTGGCAACTCTTAAACGTGAATGCTCTAAAGGATACATTGATGGGTTTGTTGAGTTATTAGTAGAAGACTTGAGACACCATTTTAATAACGTTCCTGTCAAGGATACTTTGAACAGAATATATGTCAATAAGGATAAAACTAAGAAATATAATTCTAATCCAATTAATACCACCTATCtcaattttgatgaaacaacaaaaactacTTTGCGTGAGTTTGTTAGTAATTTGGCCAAGGCAGGATCTTTATCACAAGCATATTCCAACTACCaatcaaaatttattactgaaattaaaaatatcattaaacaaaatttacCCTTACAAAAACTGACAGATATGTCCAACACTTCATCACGAGCATCACCAATTCCAAATGCAGAACCAGCGCCAGCATCAGCACCAccaaaacaatcaaatgCATTAAGctcaaatataaaaacaTTAACACCGAAAGAGTTTGAAAACATGCTTTCCCAGACCTATGCACAACTTTCAGAATGTTTAAGACGACTTACTGTTcatcaaaaattattattagatattGCATTGACAAGTATCCCACCAACTAGTGACATAGACATTATGTCCTTGGACATTACTAATGCCATTCATAAGGCTATAGAATTGACTCAAATTAGATTAATGAAAGTTATTAATGTACGACTGGAACAAACTGGAGATTTACCCATTCCATTTTATTTCAGGTTATATTCTATAACCTCAGCTTATTTACAAGAATGTGAAATGATTAATCCGGCATTTGCATTTAATGGTGCAGGAAATGTGTTGAGTGAATGGTTTAATAACCATGttaattattttgttcATAGAGTTCATGTCAATTCGGTAAAGAGTATGATAAATGAGTGTATGAAggaaaattggaaaatcaCTGATAAATCagatttatttgtttctgctcaaatcattattaatgaGTTTATTGGTTATGGTGAATATATTAGTCTGAATGGATCATCGGGGTTTTCTGGAGATACTTGGTTGaaagattttgatttttatgAATCAGATGAACAAAAAACAGATTCAgtggaagaaaaaaatggcGGTGAGCTTTCGTCTGTGTCTAgttctggttctggttctggttctggttctggCTCTGATTATTCCAAAAAGCTTATCATTGGAGAACAAGAATTCCTGGTTCCTAGTTTGGTATTAAAAATCTTGCCACAAATTAAAGATTATCTTGTGATCAGTAAAGCATTCCCCAATTATACATCAACGATcgaaaataatttattaacatATTTCAAGGACATGAATTCTAAGGCATCACAAGCTGTTCTTGGAGCAGGAGCTACAAAAACTGCTGGTTTGAAACACATAACAGTTACAAACATTTGTGTATgttatttgtttcttgaGGTAGTTATGAAAATTATGGATATACTTACCGTTTCTGAAGTAGATTTCAATGATGTTATTGGTAGTTATAAAGaacatcaaaatcaattggttttgaaaattggTATGATTGTTCGAGATCGTGGTGCTTCAGACACAGTTGGTAAAATCTTACATCGAGTTTTAGGTGATGAAAGAGCAGGAAAGATTATGTCTGAATTAGGTATAGAAACAACACAATCTCTGTCTCAATCAAATGGAtag